A stretch of the Bacillus sp. B-jedd genome encodes the following:
- the purD gene encoding phosphoribosylamine--glycine ligase → MDVLVIGRGGREHAICRKLKESSLVETVYVAPGNPGMEDVADILPYEETDYENLIAFAKWKDIGLTIIGPEFPLLSGLADRFREAGLKVFGPGSRAALIEGSKAFAKDFMKKNAIPTASYEVFDTFEEAKQYIDRVGVPIVIKADGLAAGKGVTVAFTMEEAVSAIDEMLVGRKFGDSSSTVVIEEFLEGEEFSLMAFVNGEVVVPLEIAQDHKRAFDGDLGPNTGGMGAYSPVPQIPDSAVSTAVDTIVKPAAKALAAEGRSFCGVLYAGLILTEQGPKVIEFNARFGDPETQVVLPRLQSDLAETILEVLEGKSPELVWDCSFALGVVAAAKGYPECPERGAHIGGLEEVSNEIQLYHAGTKKDKLGRYYVDGGRVLLACAKGATIEAAREKVYADLGKISSTGLFYRMDIGARALKTALPLQA, encoded by the coding sequence ATGGATGTACTGGTGATTGGCAGGGGCGGACGAGAACATGCGATTTGCCGGAAACTGAAAGAAAGTTCTTTAGTGGAAACTGTTTACGTAGCGCCGGGAAATCCAGGCATGGAGGATGTTGCTGACATACTCCCCTATGAAGAAACAGATTACGAAAATCTGATTGCTTTTGCAAAATGGAAGGACATCGGGCTGACCATTATCGGACCTGAATTTCCACTACTTTCGGGACTCGCCGACAGGTTCAGGGAAGCGGGATTAAAAGTATTCGGGCCTGGCAGCAGGGCAGCCCTCATTGAAGGAAGCAAGGCATTTGCGAAGGACTTTATGAAAAAAAACGCCATCCCGACAGCATCCTATGAGGTTTTCGACACATTTGAAGAAGCAAAGCAATATATAGATAGGGTCGGCGTCCCAATCGTTATAAAAGCCGATGGGCTCGCGGCGGGGAAGGGTGTTACGGTCGCGTTTACGATGGAAGAGGCTGTCTCGGCCATTGATGAAATGCTCGTTGGCCGGAAATTCGGGGATTCTTCTTCTACGGTTGTGATTGAAGAGTTTCTTGAGGGCGAGGAATTTTCCTTAATGGCATTTGTCAATGGGGAAGTGGTTGTCCCGCTTGAAATTGCTCAGGATCATAAACGCGCCTTTGACGGCGACCTTGGGCCGAACACGGGCGGGATGGGGGCATATTCGCCTGTTCCCCAAATTCCGGACAGTGCGGTCAGCACCGCGGTTGACACGATCGTCAAACCGGCTGCCAAAGCGCTTGCCGCGGAGGGAAGGAGCTTCTGCGGTGTCCTCTATGCGGGCCTGATTCTTACAGAACAGGGGCCAAAGGTCATTGAATTCAATGCCAGATTTGGGGATCCTGAAACCCAGGTGGTCCTTCCAAGATTACAATCCGACCTGGCGGAAACCATCCTTGAAGTTCTGGAAGGAAAGTCACCTGAATTGGTATGGGATTGTTCCTTCGCATTAGGAGTCGTTGCCGCGGCCAAGGGTTACCCGGAATGTCCTGAACGAGGAGCGCATATCGGCGGACTAGAAGAGGTAAGCAACGAGATACAGCTTTATCATGCCGGAACGAAAAAAGACAAACTTGGCCGGTACTATGTGGACGGCGGAAGGGTTTTACTCGCTTGTGCCAAAGGTGCAACAATTGAAGCGGCAAGGGAAAAGGTCTATGCCGATTTAGGCAAAATATCCTCGACCGGCCTTTTTTACCGGATGGATATTGGGGCAAGAGCGTTAAAGACTGCCCTGCCCCTTCAAGCCTGA
- the pdxS gene encoding pyridoxal 5'-phosphate synthase lyase subunit PdxS, with amino-acid sequence MNTGTDRVKRGMAEMQKGGVIMDVVNAEQAKIAEEAGAVAVMALERVPSDIRAAGGVARMADPRIVEEVMNAVSIPVMAKARIGHIVEARVLEAMGVDYIDESEVLTPADEEYHLNKRDYTVPFVCGCRDLGEAARRIGEGASMLRTKGEPGTGNIVEAVRHIRKVNAQVRKVVNMNEDELMTEAKLLGAPYELLLEIKRLGRLPVVNFAAGGVATPADAALMMQLGADGVFVGSGIFKSENPALFAKAIVEATTHYQDYKLIAELSKNLGTPMKGIEISSLAMADRMQERGW; translated from the coding sequence GTGAATACAGGTACTGACCGTGTGAAAAGGGGAATGGCCGAAATGCAAAAAGGCGGCGTCATCATGGACGTTGTCAATGCAGAGCAGGCTAAAATTGCAGAGGAAGCAGGCGCAGTGGCTGTTATGGCTCTAGAGCGCGTTCCTTCCGATATTCGCGCTGCAGGCGGAGTCGCGAGAATGGCTGACCCACGGATCGTGGAAGAAGTCATGAATGCCGTGTCCATCCCAGTTATGGCGAAAGCACGAATTGGTCATATTGTTGAAGCACGCGTCCTTGAAGCAATGGGCGTTGACTATATTGATGAAAGTGAAGTACTTACTCCAGCGGATGAAGAATATCACCTGAATAAGAGGGATTACACCGTTCCGTTCGTATGTGGATGCCGCGACCTCGGCGAGGCGGCACGCCGGATTGGCGAAGGTGCTTCCATGCTCCGAACAAAGGGTGAGCCTGGGACAGGCAATATCGTTGAAGCGGTCCGCCATATCCGCAAAGTAAATGCGCAGGTCCGCAAAGTTGTGAACATGAATGAAGACGAACTGATGACAGAAGCCAAATTGCTTGGCGCACCATACGAACTTCTGCTTGAAATCAAGCGCCTCGGACGCCTGCCGGTTGTCAACTTCGCTGCTGGCGGTGTCGCAACTCCTGCCGACGCGGCTCTGATGATGCAGCTCGGGGCTGATGGAGTATTCGTAGGGTCGGGTATTTTCAAATCGGAAAATCCAGCCCTTTTTGCAAAAGCAATCGTAGAAGCGACTACTCACTACCAGGATTACAAACTGATCGCGGAACTTTCGAAAAATCTTGGTACGCCAATGAAAGGGATTGAAATTTCTTCCCTTGCAATGGCTGACCGGATGCAGGAACGCGGCTGGTAA
- a CDS encoding YaaC family protein: protein MWYGYRGWESFSFFFSAEYVQSYLHKRYEKLGCPDPGKRSYENCYSFLYYLEHGGIYYAQARQAPIVLQPILLFYGLVHLVKACILTEDPYYPETTAVLAHGVSARKRKKQQYQFFHDEVKIQKNGLFPHLSEKLFHMKQVEGDKVTMDALLRMVPELDSLFLQLNGRANFLPLLEKDGNWFVPEKALDCFHMTENRLREYFLSQSGIELEGMKDGVAKLAEDPVPFLQNRPTFLKADLTQKRFAMSLKKSHRSQFPELMAHYLLLYNLSMIARYETEWWGEAVKMMPTRDYPFIQSFLNITQEKSPFLIYCHLTSGLKGQGSL from the coding sequence ATGTGGTATGGCTATCGGGGCTGGGAGAGCTTTTCATTCTTTTTTTCGGCGGAATATGTTCAATCCTACCTGCACAAGCGGTATGAAAAACTAGGCTGTCCGGATCCCGGCAAAAGAAGCTACGAAAATTGCTATTCCTTCCTCTACTATCTTGAGCATGGCGGTATTTATTATGCACAAGCCCGGCAGGCCCCTATTGTCCTGCAGCCGATTCTCCTGTTTTATGGCCTGGTCCATCTAGTTAAAGCCTGTATTCTGACAGAGGATCCGTACTATCCTGAAACAACAGCGGTCCTTGCTCACGGAGTATCAGCCAGGAAGCGTAAAAAACAACAGTATCAATTTTTTCACGATGAAGTAAAGATTCAGAAAAACGGCCTTTTCCCTCATTTATCTGAAAAATTGTTTCACATGAAACAGGTTGAAGGCGACAAAGTAACCATGGACGCCTTGTTGCGGATGGTGCCTGAATTGGACAGCCTTTTTTTACAGCTGAATGGACGGGCCAATTTTCTGCCGCTCCTTGAAAAGGATGGGAACTGGTTTGTTCCTGAAAAAGCTCTTGACTGCTTTCATATGACAGAAAATAGGTTACGCGAGTATTTTTTGAGCCAATCCGGAATTGAATTGGAGGGAATGAAAGACGGAGTCGCAAAGCTAGCCGAAGACCCGGTGCCTTTTTTGCAAAATCGGCCCACCTTCCTTAAAGCAGATTTAACTCAGAAAAGATTCGCGATGTCGTTAAAGAAAAGCCATCGGTCCCAATTTCCGGAACTGATGGCGCATTATTTACTTTTATACAATCTCAGCATGATTGCGAGATACGAGACCGAGTGGTGGGGAGAGGCAGTAAAAATGATGCCGACCCGAGACTATCCGTTCATCCAGTCTTTTTTAAACATCACCCAGGAAAAAAGCCCTTTCTTAATCTACTGCCATCTCACCTCAGGCTTGAAGGGGCAGGGCAGTCTTTAA
- the purH gene encoding bifunctional phosphoribosylaminoimidazolecarboxamide formyltransferase/IMP cyclohydrolase, with the protein MKIVQKRALVSVSDKKGITSFAAELAELGYELISTGGTKRALESAGIPVTGVSDITGFPEILEGRVKTLNPKIHGGLLAKLNDPSHRQQLEEHGIKPISIVCVNLYPFRETISKPDTAVEEAIENIDIGGPSMLRAAAKNHQDVTVVTDPEDYREVLRQLKEKGEVDGGTRRRLAAKVFRHTAAYDALIASYLTGLSGEEFPESLTVTFDLKEKLRYGENPHQQAAFYKNPLGGKESIAGADQLHGKALSYNNLNDANAALEIAREFSEPAAVAVKHMNPCGVGTGETIFEAYSKAYEADPVSIFGGIVAFNGEVDGETAAKLHEIFLEIIIAPSFSEEALEILQKKKNLRLLTVSAEEKGNPEKKLVSIKGGLLIQDEDTNSLKEAAVTIPTKRQPTVAEWKALKLGWKVVKHVKSNAIVIANAEKTVGIGAGQMNRIGAANIALLQAGEAAIGAAMASDAFFPMDDTVEAAAKAGITAIIQPGGSIRDEDSIKKADEYGIAMVFTGIRHFKH; encoded by the coding sequence ATGAAAATCGTGCAAAAGCGGGCACTGGTTTCCGTTTCAGATAAAAAAGGCATTACATCATTCGCAGCCGAGCTTGCCGAGCTAGGCTATGAACTTATTTCTACAGGGGGAACGAAGCGGGCACTCGAGAGTGCGGGCATACCGGTAACCGGCGTCAGTGATATTACCGGATTTCCGGAAATTCTTGAAGGCCGGGTAAAAACGCTGAATCCAAAAATCCACGGAGGCCTGTTGGCAAAATTGAATGACCCTTCTCACAGACAGCAGCTTGAAGAGCATGGGATCAAGCCGATCAGCATTGTATGCGTCAACCTCTACCCCTTCCGTGAAACAATTTCAAAACCGGATACAGCGGTGGAGGAAGCGATTGAAAATATTGATATTGGCGGTCCGTCCATGCTCAGGGCAGCGGCGAAAAATCATCAGGATGTTACTGTCGTAACGGATCCGGAAGATTACAGGGAAGTGCTGCGACAATTGAAGGAAAAAGGCGAGGTGGATGGCGGGACGAGGCGCAGGCTCGCCGCGAAAGTTTTCCGTCATACAGCAGCCTATGACGCGCTCATCGCATCCTACTTGACCGGGCTGTCCGGTGAAGAGTTCCCGGAAAGCCTGACCGTTACATTTGATTTGAAGGAAAAACTCCGTTACGGGGAAAATCCCCATCAGCAAGCGGCGTTTTACAAAAATCCACTTGGCGGGAAAGAGTCGATTGCCGGAGCGGACCAGCTTCACGGTAAAGCACTCTCTTATAATAATCTCAATGATGCTAATGCGGCTCTCGAGATTGCCAGGGAATTTTCCGAACCTGCCGCCGTTGCAGTCAAGCATATGAACCCGTGCGGTGTCGGGACGGGTGAAACGATTTTCGAAGCCTATTCGAAAGCCTATGAAGCCGATCCGGTTTCCATTTTTGGCGGGATTGTCGCCTTCAATGGCGAGGTTGACGGCGAGACAGCGGCAAAGCTCCATGAAATTTTTCTGGAGATTATTATTGCGCCTTCTTTCAGCGAAGAAGCCCTTGAGATTTTGCAAAAGAAAAAGAATCTTCGCTTGTTAACCGTTTCGGCGGAGGAAAAAGGGAATCCGGAAAAAAAGCTCGTTTCCATAAAAGGCGGCTTGCTCATTCAGGATGAGGATACAAATAGTCTCAAGGAAGCAGCAGTAACCATCCCAACAAAGCGGCAGCCGACAGTAGCTGAATGGAAGGCACTGAAGCTTGGCTGGAAGGTTGTCAAACATGTAAAATCCAATGCGATTGTGATTGCAAATGCGGAAAAGACGGTCGGGATCGGCGCCGGGCAAATGAACCGGATCGGAGCGGCGAACATCGCGCTTTTGCAGGCAGGGGAAGCGGCAATAGGAGCGGCCATGGCATCGGATGCGTTTTTCCCGATGGACGATACCGTTGAGGCCGCGGCCAAAGCGGGCATTACCGCCATTATCCAGCCGGGCGGCTCTATCCGGGACGAAGACTCTATTAAAAAGGCGGATGAATACGGAATTGCAATGGTATTTACAGGGATACGCCATTTTAAACACTGA
- the purN gene encoding phosphoribosylglycinamide formyltransferase encodes MRKIAVFASGNGSNFQAIIDAVKTGLFEADIRLLICDRPAAYAVERAKSAGIETFLFNPKDYPNKESFEKVIAGKLADAEVEWLVLAGYMRLIGPVLLSSYGGRIVNIHPSLLPAFPGKDAIGQALAAGADRTGVTVHFVDEGMDTGPAIAQAEVPIHEGDTADSLQARIQEVEHSLYPSVLRSLLNNQGDENRAKAGTGFRFR; translated from the coding sequence ATGAGAAAAATAGCGGTGTTTGCATCCGGAAACGGCAGCAATTTTCAAGCAATCATTGATGCGGTGAAGACGGGGCTGTTTGAGGCGGACATCCGCCTGCTCATTTGCGACCGCCCCGCTGCTTATGCGGTTGAGCGCGCCAAATCAGCGGGTATAGAAACATTTTTATTCAATCCGAAGGACTATCCTAATAAGGAATCATTCGAAAAGGTGATTGCCGGGAAGCTCGCCGACGCCGAAGTGGAATGGCTTGTCCTGGCCGGCTATATGAGATTGATCGGACCGGTTCTTCTTTCTTCTTATGGAGGCAGAATTGTCAATATCCATCCTTCGCTGCTTCCGGCCTTTCCCGGAAAGGATGCGATCGGCCAGGCGCTTGCCGCCGGCGCGGACAGAACGGGTGTCACAGTCCATTTTGTCGATGAGGGGATGGATACCGGCCCGGCCATTGCCCAGGCCGAAGTTCCAATTCATGAAGGAGACACTGCAGATAGCCTACAGGCAAGAATTCAGGAAGTCGAGCACAGCCTCTACCCATCAGTGCTCCGGTCTTTACTAAACAATCAGGGGGATGAAAATCGTGCAAAAGCGGGCACTGGTTTCCGTTTCAGATAA
- a CDS encoding serine hydrolase, producing MAAGLFTAPAKAAGEANLKINAGAAILVDAESGKVLFEQNADNVLGIASMTKMMTEYILLESIKKGKVKWDQEYSVTELVHKLSHDRSLSNVPLRADGTYKVRELYEAMTIYSANAATIALAEVMAGSEANFVKMMNDEAKSMGLKDYKFVNSTGLNNRDYKGQHPEGSGAEDENVMSARATATLAYHLLKDYPEVLETTSIPRKEFRPGTDDKIKMENWNWMLPELVFKYPGVDGLKTGTTDFAGYCFTGTASRDGKRFITVVMDAKGPAGKGTYKARFDETRKMFDYAFTNFTKTEILPANHEIKGKKTLNVIKGKEDTVKIRTKEPVSMIIKNGEKDSYKPVLVLDKKKLNKAGELTAPVKKGEVVGYVTLEAKNGDKGAFLTDKGQSGLRTPVVAAESVEKANWFMLMMGGIGGFFADLWGSIVSGIKGLF from the coding sequence ATGGCAGCAGGGCTGTTTACAGCACCCGCAAAGGCAGCCGGCGAGGCCAATTTAAAAATCAATGCCGGAGCCGCCATTCTTGTTGATGCGGAGTCAGGAAAAGTTTTATTCGAGCAAAATGCCGACAATGTCCTTGGCATTGCCAGCATGACGAAAATGATGACAGAATACATTCTCCTTGAATCGATTAAAAAAGGAAAAGTGAAGTGGGACCAGGAATACTCAGTCACCGAGCTAGTCCATAAACTATCCCATGATCGTAGCCTTTCCAATGTACCGCTCAGGGCGGATGGAACATATAAAGTCAGGGAACTTTATGAAGCCATGACGATTTATTCGGCAAACGCGGCAACCATTGCCCTTGCTGAAGTAATGGCGGGTTCGGAAGCTAATTTCGTTAAAATGATGAATGATGAAGCGAAGAGTATGGGGTTAAAAGATTATAAGTTTGTGAATTCGACAGGCTTGAATAACCGTGATTATAAAGGACAGCATCCGGAAGGGTCAGGCGCTGAGGATGAAAATGTGATGTCCGCGAGGGCGACAGCAACACTTGCCTACCACCTTTTGAAGGATTATCCTGAAGTGCTTGAAACAACAAGCATTCCAAGAAAAGAATTCAGGCCGGGAACCGATGATAAAATCAAGATGGAAAACTGGAACTGGATGCTTCCGGAACTTGTTTTCAAATATCCTGGTGTTGACGGGCTGAAAACAGGGACGACTGACTTTGCAGGTTACTGCTTTACTGGTACAGCGAGCCGTGATGGCAAACGATTCATCACCGTGGTGATGGATGCAAAGGGCCCTGCCGGAAAAGGCACCTATAAAGCGCGTTTCGATGAAACGAGAAAAATGTTCGACTATGCATTTACCAACTTTACAAAAACTGAAATCCTTCCTGCCAACCATGAGATTAAAGGTAAGAAAACACTGAATGTCATTAAAGGCAAGGAAGACACAGTGAAAATCCGGACAAAAGAACCGGTTTCCATGATCATTAAAAATGGCGAAAAGGACAGCTATAAACCAGTACTTGTCCTTGATAAGAAAAAGTTGAACAAAGCCGGTGAATTGACGGCTCCGGTCAAAAAAGGAGAAGTTGTCGGCTATGTCACACTGGAAGCGAAAAATGGGGATAAAGGCGCATTCCTGACAGATAAAGGTCAAAGTGGCCTGCGCACTCCTGTTGTGGCCGCAGAAAGTGTGGAGAAAGCGAACTGGTTCATGCTGATGATGGGCGGAATTGGCGGATTCTTCGCGGATCTGTGGGGAAGCATCGTTTCCGGAATTAAAGGTTTATTTTAA
- the guaB gene encoding IMP dehydrogenase, with amino-acid sequence MWENKFAKEGLTFDDVLLVPAKSEVLPKEVSLQTQLCENITLNLPIISAGMDTVTEAEMAIAMARQGGLGIIHKNMTIEQQAEQVDKVKRSESGVISDPFFLTPEHQVFDAEHLMGKYRISGVPIVNNEEEQKLVGIITNRDLRFIQDHDFSKKISEVMTKENLVTAPVGTTLKEAEKILQQHKIEKLPLVDDEGILKGLITIKDIEKVIEFPMSAKDKQGRLLAGAAVGVTMDTMKRVEALVKSQVDVIVIDTAHGHSRGVLDTVRQIREAYPNLAIIAGNVATAEGTRDLFEAGADVVKVGIGPGSICTTRIVAGVGVPQITAVYDCATEARKHGKSIIADGGIKYSGDVVKALAAGGHAVMLGSLLAGVSESPGETEIFQGRRFKVYRGMGSEGAMEKGSKDRYFQEDAKKFVPEGIEGRLPYKGPLADTIYQLAGGLRAGMGYCGAGSLEDLREKTQFIRMTGAGLHESHPHDVQITKEAPNYSK; translated from the coding sequence ATGTGGGAAAACAAGTTTGCAAAAGAAGGTTTGACATTTGACGATGTTTTGCTCGTTCCAGCCAAGTCTGAAGTGCTGCCCAAAGAGGTGAGCCTCCAAACACAACTGTGCGAAAACATTACACTGAACCTGCCAATTATCAGTGCGGGAATGGATACTGTTACTGAGGCGGAAATGGCGATCGCCATGGCCAGGCAGGGGGGACTCGGCATCATCCATAAGAATATGACGATTGAACAGCAGGCTGAACAGGTGGACAAGGTAAAACGCTCGGAGTCAGGTGTAATCTCTGATCCCTTTTTCCTCACTCCTGAGCATCAGGTGTTCGATGCGGAACATTTAATGGGAAAATACCGGATCTCCGGTGTGCCGATCGTAAACAATGAAGAAGAACAAAAACTGGTCGGAATCATTACAAACCGCGACCTCCGTTTTATCCAGGATCATGATTTTTCCAAAAAGATTTCCGAAGTTATGACGAAAGAAAATCTTGTAACAGCACCGGTTGGGACAACCCTAAAAGAAGCGGAAAAGATTCTGCAGCAGCATAAAATCGAAAAGCTGCCGCTTGTTGATGATGAAGGCATTCTTAAAGGGCTGATTACAATCAAGGATATCGAAAAGGTTATTGAATTCCCGATGTCAGCGAAGGATAAGCAAGGCCGATTACTGGCTGGGGCAGCGGTAGGCGTGACGATGGATACGATGAAACGTGTCGAAGCACTAGTCAAATCCCAGGTCGACGTTATTGTCATTGATACAGCCCATGGGCATTCAAGGGGTGTCCTTGATACAGTCCGCCAAATCCGCGAGGCATACCCGAATTTGGCCATCATCGCGGGCAATGTCGCGACAGCAGAAGGGACAAGGGATCTGTTCGAGGCAGGCGCTGATGTCGTCAAGGTCGGGATTGGGCCGGGGTCCATCTGTACGACGAGGATTGTTGCCGGGGTAGGCGTTCCACAGATTACCGCCGTTTATGATTGCGCAACCGAAGCGCGCAAGCACGGCAAGTCGATCATCGCCGACGGTGGGATTAAGTACTCCGGAGATGTCGTCAAGGCGCTTGCTGCCGGCGGCCATGCTGTCATGCTTGGAAGCCTGCTCGCAGGAGTGTCCGAAAGCCCTGGCGAAACGGAAATCTTCCAAGGTCGCCGTTTCAAGGTATACAGAGGCATGGGTTCCGAGGGCGCGATGGAAAAAGGTTCGAAGGATCGTTACTTCCAGGAAGACGCCAAAAAATTCGTTCCTGAAGGCATTGAAGGACGCCTTCCGTACAAAGGACCGCTTGCCGATACGATTTACCAGCTAGCCGGCGGCCTACGGGCTGGAATGGGTTATTGCGGCGCGGGCAGCCTTGAAGACCTCCGCGAGAAGACGCAATTCATCCGGATGACCGGAGCAGGATTGCATGAAAGCCATCCGCATGACGTCCAAATTACGAAGGAAGCACCAAACTACTCAAAATAA
- the purM gene encoding phosphoribosylformylglycinamidine cyclo-ligase, producing MSQAYKDAGVNIEAGYEAVEKMKRHVKKTIRPGVIGGLGGFGAMFDLSALNLKEPVLVSGTDGVGTKLMIAFRMGRHDTIGIDAVAMCVNDIVVQGAEPLYFLDYIGCGKADPARIEAIVKGVADGCGLAGCALIGGETAEMPGMYEPEEYDLAGFAVGACEKSELIDGSDIREGDVLIGLESSGLHSNGFSLARKVFFEKAGLEVDDYVNELGCTLGEELLKPTKIYVKPILSALKKFPIKGMSHITGGGFHENIPRMLPEGLGADISAGSWEMAAVFPLLERLGGLQREEMYHVFNMGIGMVIAIEEAFAEGMISHLEECGERASIIGRVTGEKGIRIS from the coding sequence ATGTCACAAGCGTATAAAGACGCTGGCGTCAATATTGAGGCCGGCTATGAAGCGGTGGAAAAGATGAAACGGCACGTCAAAAAAACAATACGTCCCGGAGTTATTGGAGGCCTTGGCGGATTCGGGGCGATGTTTGACCTATCAGCCCTAAATTTAAAGGAGCCTGTCCTTGTATCGGGAACGGATGGAGTCGGGACAAAGCTGATGATTGCATTCAGGATGGGCCGGCATGACACAATCGGGATTGATGCTGTAGCCATGTGCGTGAATGATATCGTCGTCCAGGGTGCGGAGCCGCTTTATTTTCTAGATTATATCGGCTGCGGAAAGGCCGACCCCGCCAGGATTGAAGCGATTGTAAAAGGGGTTGCTGATGGCTGCGGACTGGCCGGCTGCGCACTCATAGGAGGCGAGACTGCTGAAATGCCAGGGATGTATGAACCGGAGGAATATGATCTGGCGGGTTTTGCGGTTGGTGCCTGCGAAAAATCGGAGCTGATAGATGGTAGCGACATTCGCGAGGGAGATGTGCTAATTGGCCTTGAGTCGAGCGGCCTTCATAGCAATGGCTTTTCACTGGCGAGGAAGGTGTTTTTTGAAAAAGCGGGCTTGGAAGTCGACGATTACGTGAATGAACTCGGCTGTACTTTGGGCGAGGAACTGCTGAAGCCGACGAAAATCTATGTGAAGCCGATTCTGTCAGCCTTAAAAAAATTCCCCATCAAAGGAATGTCCCATATTACCGGCGGAGGGTTTCATGAAAATATTCCGAGGATGCTTCCTGAAGGGCTTGGAGCGGATATTTCAGCGGGAAGCTGGGAAATGGCGGCTGTTTTCCCGCTGCTCGAACGGCTGGGCGGATTACAGAGGGAAGAAATGTACCATGTTTTTAATATGGGCATCGGTATGGTGATCGCAATTGAGGAAGCTTTTGCAGAGGGGATGATCAGCCATCTCGAAGAATGCGGGGAGCGTGCTTCGATTATTGGCCGGGTGACTGGGGAGAAAGGGATTCGGATTTCATGA
- the pdxT gene encoding pyridoxal 5'-phosphate synthase glutaminase subunit PdxT, with protein sequence MVKIGVLALQGAVREHINSVIASGAEAVEVKTVDQLKDLDGLILPGGESTTMRKLIDKYGFMDELRAFAASGRPMFGTCAGLILLAKNIVGYDEPHIGVMDVTVERNSFGRQRESFEADLGIEGVGESFPAVFIRAPHIVEAGEGVEILAEHNGRIVAARQGQFLGCSFHPELTDDHRMTAYFIQMAIEAKEKQFV encoded by the coding sequence ATGGTGAAAATCGGAGTATTGGCCCTGCAGGGGGCAGTCAGGGAGCATATCAATTCTGTGATAGCTTCGGGTGCCGAAGCAGTGGAAGTCAAAACAGTTGATCAGCTAAAAGACCTTGATGGACTCATTTTGCCAGGCGGCGAAAGCACGACAATGCGGAAGCTGATTGATAAATACGGATTCATGGACGAACTGCGGGCATTTGCCGCATCAGGCAGGCCGATGTTCGGTACATGCGCTGGGCTGATCCTTTTGGCAAAAAACATTGTTGGCTATGATGAGCCGCATATCGGTGTCATGGACGTTACCGTGGAGAGGAACTCTTTCGGCCGCCAGCGGGAAAGCTTCGAAGCGGACCTCGGCATCGAAGGGGTCGGAGAATCGTTTCCGGCAGTATTTATCCGTGCACCGCATATCGTTGAAGCCGGTGAAGGGGTTGAAATCCTTGCTGAACATAACGGCAGGATCGTCGCCGCCAGGCAGGGACAGTTCCTTGGATGTTCGTTCCATCCTGAGCTGACGGATGACCACAGGATGACAGCCTACTTCATTCAAATGGCTATTGAGGCAAAAGAAAAGCAGTTTGTATAA